Sequence from the Trichocoleus sp. FACHB-46 genome:
GGTGCTATCTTGGCTTTCAAACTATTTTCTTTTCTAGGTGCGGGGGCCGACTGATTCGGTGCGCTTCCGCGCCCCTTCTCTCTCGACCGCTTAGCCAATATAACGAAGTCCACATAAGACTGTCAAGGGGTGGGGGAAAGTTTTTTGGATTACTGTAAATGCCCTTCCCTGAAAGGGTCTTAGCCATTTTCATGGCCTTGAGAGCACGATCGCCTACCTTTCAAAACCAAAAAATTTTTACTCAAGCATTGAAGAGGGAATTCAGTTCACTGAGCCCTAGCTTGGCCAAAAAGACAAAGGTCTAAAACTGGGCAGCGATCGCAAGCAGGATTTCGGTAGTAGCAGCAGCGCTGACCGTGTAGCATCAGAACTTCGTGATTATCGTAGACTTGCTGAGCGTTCCAATCGAGAGGAAGTTGAGCTTCCAGGAGAGCATGCGCTGGTCCCACGGCAGTATTAGTTGGGATCAAACCTAGTCGCACGGCTACTCGATGATGGTGACTATCTACGGGTAAGGCAGGGCGACGCAACCGACTAAATAACAATACGGCTGCGCTGGTTTTAGGGCCTACCCCAGGTAGCGACTCTAGCCATGCCCTTGCTTGGGTGACTGGTAACTCTGCTAGAAAGTCTAGGGATAGCTCGCCATTATGACGCTCGCTGATTAAGCGCAGGATTTGCTGAATGCGAGGGGCTTTT
This genomic interval carries:
- the nth gene encoding endonuclease III, which produces MLATKLHQLKIALDLRCNVGELTILRSPAISKELHQKVLLIHDRLCLEYGCPIPFFHDLDPLSELVSALLSHRTRNADSARAFKQLTSRFPDWSAVRDAPTQEIQSAIAPCTWPEQKAPRIQQILRLISERHNGELSLDFLAELPVTQARAWLESLPGVGPKTSAAVLLFSRLRRPALPVDSHHHRVAVRLGLIPTNTAVGPAHALLEAQLPLDWNAQQVYDNHEVLMLHGQRCCYYRNPACDRCPVLDLCLFGQARAQ